Proteins co-encoded in one Lusitaniella coriacea LEGE 07157 genomic window:
- the ctpC gene encoding carboxyl-terminal processing protease CtpC, which produces MVNPKRGLVLGATALVLTTVAVTGAGLHLSSQASFNDAPKELVDEVWQIINRQYVDATFNQVDWREVRNEYLNKTYNDKEEAYEAIREMLSQLEDPYTRFMNPEEFKSMQIDTSGELTGVGIQIAKDEETDRLIVISPIEDSPAFSAGILAKDIITQIDGKDTKGMDVNDAVKLIRGEEGTNVTLTIQRGDEEIDYPIVRARIEIHPVRARTEQSDGGEIGYIRLNQFSANAAKEMRDAIKEFEQGNVTGYVLDLRSNPGGLLYSSIEIARMWLQEGTIVSTVNRQGELDRQAANNRSLTDKPLVILVDGGSASASEILSGALQDNDRAVLVGTQTFGKGLVQSVRSLGDGSGLAVTIAKYLTPSGRDINKEGIPPDVVFELSEEQRKELQRDRARIGTNEDPQFVKALEILDREISQANRSASQ; this is translated from the coding sequence ATGGTCAATCCAAAACGCGGACTGGTTCTCGGTGCAACAGCTTTAGTCCTTACTACCGTGGCTGTTACAGGAGCTGGACTTCATCTCTCAAGTCAGGCATCCTTTAACGACGCTCCGAAAGAATTAGTGGACGAGGTTTGGCAAATCATCAATCGCCAATACGTTGATGCAACCTTCAATCAAGTTGATTGGCGCGAGGTTCGCAACGAATATCTCAACAAAACCTACAACGATAAAGAAGAAGCCTACGAAGCGATTCGGGAAATGCTCTCGCAGTTGGAAGACCCCTACACGCGCTTCATGAACCCCGAAGAATTCAAAAGTATGCAAATTGATACTTCTGGGGAATTAACTGGGGTAGGAATTCAAATCGCTAAAGATGAAGAAACCGATCGACTGATCGTCATTTCTCCCATCGAAGACAGTCCCGCATTCTCAGCCGGAATTCTCGCCAAGGATATCATTACCCAAATTGACGGGAAGGATACCAAAGGCATGGATGTGAACGATGCGGTCAAATTGATTCGCGGTGAAGAGGGAACAAACGTCACCCTAACCATCCAGCGCGGGGATGAAGAGATCGACTATCCCATTGTACGGGCGCGGATTGAAATTCATCCAGTGCGCGCGAGAACTGAACAATCTGATGGGGGAGAAATTGGCTATATTCGCCTCAATCAGTTTAGTGCCAATGCTGCCAAGGAAATGCGAGACGCGATTAAAGAGTTTGAGCAAGGCAACGTTACAGGCTACGTTCTCGATTTGCGTTCAAACCCCGGCGGATTGCTCTACTCCAGTATTGAAATTGCTCGGATGTGGTTGCAGGAAGGAACGATTGTTTCCACGGTAAACCGCCAAGGGGAACTCGATCGCCAAGCGGCAAATAATCGCTCCTTAACCGATAAACCCCTTGTCATTCTTGTGGATGGCGGTTCGGCGAGTGCGAGCGAAATTCTATCCGGCGCGTTACAGGATAACGATCGCGCGGTTTTGGTGGGAACGCAAACTTTTGGTAAAGGATTGGTTCAATCCGTGCGCAGTTTAGGGGATGGTTCGGGGTTAGCGGTCACAATTGCCAAGTATTTGACCCCTAGCGGTCGAGATATTAATAAAGAGGGAATTCCCCCTGATGTGGTGTTTGAGCTTTCAGAAGAGCAGCGCAAGGAATTACAGCGCGATCGCGCGAGAATCGGAACCAATGAAGATCCTCAATTTG